A window of Saccharicrinis carchari contains these coding sequences:
- a CDS encoding adenosine kinase — protein MSKVLGMGNALVDILARMDNDDLLTKLNFPKGSMQLVNAETSAIVLLEIANHAKEMASGGSAANTIHGLSCLGVATGFFGKVGKDELGAFFKKDMTANNIEAKLLESHNDSGKAVALISPDSERTFATYLGAAVELCADDVMRDLFHGYTHFHIEGYLVYNQPLIEKALKYAKEANLIVSLDLASYNVVEDNHAFLKDMVGKYVDILFANEEEAKAFTQKEHKEALDEMAKDCNIAVLKLGSEGSLIKHFETTFEVGIIPANSVDTTGAGDLYAAGFLYGLINLLPIDKCGEIAALLSGNVIEVIGPKMENHRWDKIHEELKKMRN, from the coding sequence ATGAGCAAGGTTTTAGGCATGGGAAATGCGCTGGTTGATATTTTGGCAAGAATGGACAATGATGATCTATTGACAAAATTGAATTTCCCAAAGGGAAGTATGCAATTGGTTAATGCCGAAACATCGGCAATAGTATTGCTGGAGATAGCCAACCATGCCAAAGAAATGGCATCGGGAGGTTCCGCTGCCAATACAATACACGGCTTGTCTTGTCTGGGAGTTGCCACCGGATTTTTTGGTAAAGTAGGAAAAGACGAATTAGGGGCATTCTTTAAAAAGGATATGACTGCAAACAACATAGAAGCTAAATTGCTGGAAAGCCATAACGATTCGGGGAAAGCAGTAGCTTTAATAAGTCCCGATTCGGAGCGTACCTTTGCCACCTATCTGGGTGCTGCTGTGGAGCTATGTGCTGATGATGTGATGCGAGATCTTTTTCATGGTTATACCCACTTTCATATCGAAGGATATTTGGTGTACAATCAACCATTAATTGAAAAGGCACTTAAATATGCCAAAGAAGCCAATTTAATTGTTTCGCTCGATTTGGCCAGCTATAACGTGGTGGAAGATAACCATGCCTTTTTAAAAGATATGGTAGGCAAATATGTAGATATACTTTTTGCCAACGAAGAGGAAGCCAAAGCCTTTACCCAAAAAGAACACAAAGAAGCCTTGGACGAAATGGCCAAAGACTGTAATATTGCTGTTTTAAAGTTGGGCAGTGAAGGCTCCTTGATAAAGCATTTTGAAACAACTTTTGAAGTAGGTATCATACCCGCAAACAGTGTAGATACCACAGGAGCCGGTGATTTATATGCAGCCGGATTTTTATATGGCCTCATCAACCTGCTTCCTATCGATAAGTGTGGCGAAATAGCTGCATTACTCTCGGGCAATGTGATTGAGGTAATCGGTCCAAAAATGGAAAACCACCGCTGGGACAAGATTCATGAGGAATTAAAAAAAATGAGAAATTAA